In Deltaproteobacteria bacterium, a single window of DNA contains:
- a CDS encoding patatin-like phospholipase family protein — translation MPDDKRYRRVTPGLREQRPHRLGLVLSGGGARGAFQVGVYERLLKDQRFASGPTVLSGTSAGAINAALIAAGKSPREMMQFWNAIADNPPVVASARFFRTAARTLMRLTWEEGARWLQSTAPLLSFLQRARNHWPPRRGSLLALCVEYLLATRFELVSRFLAGVGEPFLADTAQLRDRLVEVFGGDSIPSNGLRLAINTVDAHSGQVVRYVNAETALTRPPDYHIVDAITVDMVLASASIPLLFPPVQIGTYLLWDGGLLVNTPLAPVVALGAEEIITVLVTEPPDPQRGPLPHLGRAVERTVDSLLENAYNVDRKLLLERNRLARLDGSHYRSVTLYDVLRPARNACFDTGSYLFFERGVMAAMHAAGRRAATAWLAAGPVVDHLEEPATGAAA, via the coding sequence ATGCCTGACGACAAGAGGTACCGGCGAGTCACACCGGGGCTGCGCGAGCAGCGCCCGCACCGGCTCGGTCTCGTGCTCTCCGGCGGCGGCGCCCGGGGCGCCTTCCAGGTCGGCGTTTACGAGCGGTTGTTGAAGGACCAGCGGTTCGCCTCCGGGCCGACCGTGCTTTCCGGCACTTCCGCCGGCGCCATCAACGCCGCGCTGATCGCCGCCGGTAAGTCACCGCGGGAGATGATGCAGTTTTGGAATGCGATCGCCGACAATCCGCCGGTGGTCGCCAGCGCCCGATTCTTTCGCACTGCCGCACGCACGCTCATGCGGCTGACTTGGGAAGAAGGCGCCCGCTGGCTGCAATCGACCGCGCCGCTCCTCTCCTTCCTGCAGCGCGCGCGCAACCACTGGCCGCCGCGCCGCGGCAGCCTCTTGGCCCTGTGCGTCGAGTACCTGCTCGCCACCCGCTTCGAGCTGGTCAGCCGCTTCTTAGCCGGTGTCGGCGAGCCCTTCCTGGCCGACACCGCCCAGCTGCGCGACCGCCTGGTGGAGGTGTTCGGCGGCGACAGCATCCCCAGCAACGGCCTGCGCCTAGCCATCAACACCGTCGATGCCCACAGCGGCCAGGTAGTGCGCTACGTCAACGCCGAGACCGCGCTCACCCGGCCACCTGACTACCACATCGTCGACGCCATCACCGTCGACATGGTGCTGGCCAGCGCCAGTATCCCCCTGCTCTTCCCGCCAGTGCAGATCGGTACCTACCTGTTGTGGGACGGCGGCTTGCTGGTGAACACGCCGCTGGCGCCGGTGGTGGCGCTGGGAGCCGAGGAGATCATTACCGTGCTGGTGACCGAGCCGCCCGACCCGCAACGCGGCCCCCTGCCCCACCTCGGCCGCGCCGTCGAGCGCACCGTCGATAGCTTGCTCGAAAACGCTTACAACGTTGACCGCAAGTTGTTGCTCGAACGCAACCGCTTGGCCCGCCTCGATGGCAGCCACTACCGCTCCGTCACCCTCTACGACGTGCTGCGGCCCGCGCGCAACGCCTGCTTTGATACCGGTTCGTATCTGTTCTTCGAACGCGGCGTGATGGCAGCCATGCATGCCGCCGGCCGGCGTGCCGCCACCGCCTGGCTGGCCGCCGGACCGGTAGTGGATCACCTCGAAGAGCCCGCTACCGGCGCCGCCGCGTGA
- a CDS encoding ABC transporter substrate-binding protein — protein MKRTRSLLIAVVLALWGSACSQQADEIRIGEYGSLTGGTATFGTSTHEGVLLALTEINAGGGLLGKRVTVITEDDQSKPEEAVTAVLKLIKQNQVVAVVGEVASSRSLAAAPVCQANKIPMLSPSSTNPKVTQVGDYIFRACFIDPFQGSTMAKFAINTLKVRRLAILTDTKNDYSVGLTQFFRDTVKSLGGEIVAEESYGEGDIEFKAQLTAIKAVNPEAIYVPGYYTECALIARQARELGLTATLLGGDGWDSPKTAEIGGKAVDGTYFTNHYSADEQRPEVQKFIADYRAAYGGKVPDAMAVLGYDAMRMLAAAIARAGSSDGPAIRAALAATKDFPGVSGRITIDGERNARKAIVVLKIDNGEFRFVESIAP, from the coding sequence GTGAAACGCACTAGGAGCCTGCTGATCGCGGTGGTGCTGGCGCTGTGGGGCAGTGCCTGCAGCCAGCAAGCGGACGAAATCAGGATTGGTGAGTACGGCTCGTTGACCGGCGGCACCGCCACCTTCGGCACCTCGACGCACGAGGGCGTGCTGCTAGCGCTGACAGAGATCAACGCCGGCGGCGGGCTGCTGGGCAAGCGGGTCACGGTCATCACCGAGGACGACCAGAGCAAGCCCGAAGAGGCCGTCACCGCCGTGCTCAAGCTGATCAAGCAGAATCAGGTGGTGGCGGTGGTGGGGGAGGTGGCCTCGAGCCGCAGTCTGGCGGCGGCGCCGGTGTGTCAGGCGAACAAGATTCCGATGCTGTCGCCCTCGTCGACGAATCCCAAGGTGACACAGGTCGGCGACTACATCTTCCGCGCCTGTTTCATCGATCCGTTTCAGGGCTCCACCATGGCCAAGTTCGCCATTAACACCCTCAAGGTGCGTCGCCTGGCGATTCTGACCGATACCAAGAACGACTACTCGGTCGGGCTGACGCAGTTCTTTCGCGACACGGTGAAGAGCTTGGGCGGCGAGATCGTGGCCGAGGAGAGCTACGGCGAGGGCGACATCGAGTTCAAGGCCCAGCTGACGGCGATCAAGGCCGTGAATCCCGAGGCCATCTACGTGCCCGGCTACTACACCGAATGCGCCCTGATTGCCCGGCAAGCGCGCGAATTGGGGCTGACGGCCACCCTGCTGGGCGGCGACGGCTGGGACAGCCCGAAGACGGCTGAGATCGGCGGCAAAGCGGTGGACGGGACGTACTTCACCAACCACTACTCCGCCGACGAGCAGCGGCCGGAGGTGCAGAAGTTCATCGCCGATTACCGCGCGGCCTACGGCGGCAAGGTGCCCGATGCTATGGCCGTGCTGGGCTACGACGCGATGCGGATGCTGGCGGCGGCCATCGCTCGCGCCGGCTCCAGCGATGGCCCGGCCATCCGTGCTGCGCTGGCGGCCACCAAGGACTTCCCCGGCGTCAGCGGCCGCATCACCATCGACGGCGAGCGCAACGCGCGCAAAGCGATTGTGGTGCTGAAGATCGACAACGGCGAGTTCCGCTTCGTCGAGTCGATTGCGCCGTGA
- a CDS encoding 5-formyltetrahydrofolate cyclo-ligase: MSELLRAKAEWRVRLRARLAAMTPGERTAQSRRICESVSAREVFRRAPAVLLYRPLPSEVDVTALWREAEARGCRTFFPRMRGPNQPLRFVRVHADTEWRASIQPFLEPQSDEDLSATEARDCVIIVPGLGFSPRGGRLGRGQGYFDRTLVAPPLGGQGYRIGVAFAEQLVEDLPIGLLDVPMHAVVSSANAWIEGLQPEAQPDIKAPL, from the coding sequence GTGAGCGAGCTGCTGCGCGCCAAGGCGGAATGGCGGGTCCGGCTGCGGGCGCGGCTGGCCGCTATGACGCCGGGGGAGCGGACGGCGCAGAGCCGCCGGATCTGCGAATCGGTGAGCGCCCGGGAAGTATTTCGCCGGGCACCGGCCGTTCTGCTGTATCGACCGTTGCCGAGCGAAGTGGACGTTACAGCGCTGTGGCGCGAGGCTGAGGCGAGGGGATGCCGGACGTTCTTCCCCCGGATGCGCGGCCCGAATCAGCCGCTGCGCTTCGTGCGCGTGCACGCGGATACCGAATGGCGCGCCAGCATACAGCCATTCCTGGAGCCGCAGTCTGATGAAGACCTAAGCGCGACCGAGGCTCGTGACTGCGTTATCATCGTGCCGGGGTTGGGGTTCTCACCCCGCGGTGGCCGCCTTGGACGCGGCCAGGGTTACTTTGACCGCACCCTGGTTGCGCCTCCTCTGGGCGGGCAGGGATACCGGATCGGGGTGGCGTTTGCCGAGCAGTTGGTGGAGGACTTGCCCATCGGCCTGCTCGACGTGCCCATGCACGCCGTCGTCAGCTCGGCCAACGCCTGGATCGAGGGTTTACAGCCCGAAGCGCAACCTGATATCAAGGCACCCCTGTGA
- a CDS encoding branched-chain amino acid ABC transporter permease, translating into MEQFIQQLINGLAWGAIYALIALGYTMVYGVLRLINFAHGDVYMIGAMTAYYVAHWLGFASAPSLQGFVVVMIVAMALCAALGALIELVAYRRLRHQPRSSMLITAIGVSMLLEFGGQRVFGPDPKFFPQLIESHSLFRAGGVVLTNLDALVIVVSLVLMIGLRWVVMKTRVGMALRAVSFSYDTAALMGINVNTVLSLTFMLGSALAAAAGAMVGLRNPKIDPLMGLLPGVKAFVAAVLGGIGNFPGAVVGGVLMGVTETLVAAYLSSTYRDAVAFVILIGVLLVKPTGLFGKVTVEKV; encoded by the coding sequence GTGGAGCAGTTCATCCAGCAACTGATCAACGGGCTGGCGTGGGGGGCGATCTATGCCTTGATCGCGCTTGGGTACACCATGGTCTACGGCGTCTTGCGCCTGATCAACTTCGCGCACGGCGACGTTTACATGATCGGGGCGATGACGGCCTACTACGTCGCGCACTGGCTCGGCTTTGCCAGCGCGCCCTCGCTGCAAGGCTTCGTGGTGGTGATGATCGTCGCCATGGCGCTCTGTGCCGCGCTGGGGGCGCTGATCGAGCTGGTGGCGTATCGGCGGCTGCGCCACCAGCCGCGCTCCTCGATGCTGATTACCGCGATCGGCGTCTCGATGCTGCTCGAGTTCGGCGGCCAGCGCGTGTTCGGTCCCGATCCGAAATTCTTTCCGCAGTTGATCGAGTCGCACTCGCTGTTTCGCGCCGGCGGGGTGGTGCTCACCAACCTCGATGCGCTGGTGATCGTGGTCTCGCTGGTGCTGATGATCGGGCTGCGCTGGGTGGTGATGAAGACCCGCGTCGGCATGGCTTTGCGCGCGGTATCCTTCAGCTACGATACGGCGGCGCTGATGGGCATCAACGTCAACACCGTGCTGTCGCTGACGTTCATGCTGGGCTCGGCGCTGGCCGCCGCCGCCGGAGCGATGGTCGGGCTGCGCAATCCCAAGATCGATCCGCTGATGGGTTTACTGCCGGGGGTCAAGGCGTTCGTGGCGGCGGTGTTGGGTGGCATCGGCAATTTTCCCGGTGCCGTCGTCGGCGGCGTGCTGATGGGAGTGACGGAGACTTTGGTGGCGGCTTACCTCAGCTCGACCTATCGCGACGCGGTGGCGTTCGTCATCCTCATCGGCGTGTTGCTGGTCAAGCCCACCGGTCTGTTCGGCAAGGTGACGGTGGAGAAGGTCTGA
- a CDS encoding response regulator: MTQHLLIVDDEASILFALQDYFSFKGYRVDCAEDRQSAQALLANARRAGTGYDVVVTDLSLNGRDSTDGLDVIEHACAHAPHCRVILLSGNLTKQLEREAYARGVHGVFNKGIPLPELEIAVAALIGGNS; this comes from the coding sequence ATGACGCAACACCTCCTCATCGTTGACGACGAAGCCTCGATTCTTTTCGCCCTCCAAGACTACTTCAGCTTCAAGGGCTATCGGGTCGATTGCGCCGAGGACCGCCAGAGTGCTCAGGCCTTGCTAGCCAACGCCCGACGCGCCGGCACCGGTTACGACGTGGTGGTCACCGACTTGAGCCTGAACGGCAGGGACAGCACCGATGGCCTCGACGTCATCGAGCACGCTTGCGCCCACGCCCCGCACTGCCGCGTCATCTTGCTCTCCGGGAACTTAACTAAACAGCTCGAACGCGAGGCCTACGCCCGCGGGGTCCACGGCGTCTTCAACAAAGGAATCCCACTGCCGGAGTTGGAGATCGCTGTTGCCGCGTTGATTGGAGGAAACTCATGA
- a CDS encoding PAS domain S-box protein, which produces MNLAGTQGTGEPLAPIIAGERQPTGNRDSGTSAGCVLIIDDNPRNIFATQALLESAGFTVVSATTGYEGLRLARTHQPDVILLDVVLADESGLTVCRRIKSDRTLTGIPVLLISALDTSSHNHTQGLEAGADGYVNRPVDNRELIAWVRAMLRIRLAEQRSRESEARLAGIIDSAMDAIITVDASWCIVRFNAAAEQMYQCPAALAIGQPLNSFIPERFREEHTRATQAFGHSGSTKRRMGAPGRVIGLRASGEEFPAEASISRAEAAGQMLYTVILRDISHRVKVEAELQASEARYRDLFDNANDMIYAHDLSGNFMFINTAAEHLSGYTQAEACNMNIAQVVAPEHIDLARSIIARRLAGESLPPHELDIIAKDGHRVRVEVNTRLIYQGDTPVGIQGIARDITARRDAEAALRESREQLQSILDHAPAVIFIKDCDGRYLLVNREFEACVGITRDDAVGKTDSNIFPPEVAEALRANDRTVLERCAALSLEETVPRDGEPRVYLSNKFPLFDAKPYPIAVCGIATDITERKQAEAEIQRLNAELEQRVHERTAQLTASNQELEAFSYSVSHDLRAPLRAIDGFSKMLLEDYHDTLDQQANHYLTRIRAGTERMGELIEDMLTLSRAGSAPMHAQAVDLSALAERLASQLCQSQPERRVEFVIQPGMVAQGDPRLLEIVLDNLLNNAWKYSSKHDTACIEFAAVAIADSQLPIAERSLPPPASSPHREAVFFVRDDGAGFNPAYSERLFTPFQRLHTETEFDGTGVGLATVQRIIRRHGGRIWAEGNIEQGATFYFTL; this is translated from the coding sequence ATGAACCTCGCCGGCACACAGGGCACCGGCGAGCCGCTTGCACCGATCATCGCCGGCGAGCGTCAGCCCACGGGAAATCGCGACTCCGGCACTTCGGCGGGCTGCGTTCTGATCATCGACGACAATCCCAGGAATATCTTCGCCACTCAGGCCCTGCTCGAGTCGGCGGGCTTCACCGTTGTCAGCGCCACCACCGGCTACGAGGGGCTGCGCCTCGCTCGCACCCATCAGCCCGACGTCATCTTGCTCGACGTGGTGCTGGCCGATGAGAGCGGCCTCACCGTCTGCCGCCGCATCAAGAGCGACCGTACGTTGACCGGCATCCCGGTGTTGCTGATCTCCGCGCTCGACACCTCCTCGCACAACCACACCCAGGGTCTAGAAGCCGGCGCCGACGGCTACGTCAACCGGCCGGTGGATAACCGCGAGCTGATCGCTTGGGTGCGTGCGATGTTGCGCATCCGGCTGGCCGAGCAGCGCTCGCGCGAGAGCGAGGCTCGTCTGGCCGGCATCATCGACTCGGCCATGGACGCCATCATTACGGTGGACGCGAGCTGGTGCATCGTGCGGTTCAATGCCGCCGCCGAGCAGATGTATCAGTGCCCGGCGGCCCTGGCCATTGGGCAACCGCTCAACAGCTTCATTCCAGAGCGCTTTCGCGAGGAGCACACGCGGGCGACACAAGCCTTCGGCCACAGCGGCTCAACCAAGCGCCGCATGGGCGCACCCGGGCGGGTCATCGGCCTGCGGGCCAGCGGCGAGGAGTTTCCCGCCGAGGCCTCGATCTCTCGGGCCGAGGCGGCCGGGCAGATGCTGTACACGGTCATTCTGCGCGACATCTCACATCGTGTTAAGGTGGAAGCCGAGCTGCAAGCCAGCGAGGCCCGCTACCGCGACCTCTTCGATAACGCCAACGACATGATCTATGCCCACGATCTCAGCGGCAACTTCATGTTCATCAACACCGCCGCTGAACACCTCTCGGGCTACACCCAAGCCGAAGCCTGCAACATGAACATCGCTCAAGTTGTTGCACCGGAGCATATCGATCTGGCACGCTCGATAATCGCCCGCCGGCTCGCCGGCGAGTCACTGCCGCCCCATGAGCTGGACATCATCGCCAAGGACGGCCATCGGGTGCGGGTCGAGGTCAACACGCGCCTGATCTACCAAGGCGACACGCCGGTCGGCATCCAAGGCATCGCCCGCGATATTACCGCGCGCCGCGATGCCGAGGCCGCGCTGCGCGAAAGCCGCGAGCAACTCCAGTCGATCCTGGATCACGCCCCCGCGGTCATTTTCATCAAGGATTGCGACGGCCGCTACCTGCTCGTCAACCGCGAGTTCGAAGCCTGTGTCGGCATCACCCGCGATGACGCTGTCGGCAAGACCGACAGCAATATCTTCCCACCAGAGGTGGCCGAGGCCCTGCGGGCAAACGACCGCACGGTCCTCGAACGCTGCGCTGCCCTGTCGCTGGAGGAGACCGTTCCACGTGACGGCGAGCCGCGCGTCTACCTCTCCAACAAGTTCCCGCTCTTCGACGCCAAGCCCTATCCCATTGCGGTATGCGGCATTGCCACCGACATCACCGAGCGCAAACAGGCCGAGGCCGAGATCCAGCGCCTGAACGCCGAATTGGAACAACGGGTGCACGAGCGCACGGCCCAGCTAACCGCGAGCAACCAGGAGCTGGAAGCCTTCAGCTATTCCGTGTCCCACGACCTGCGCGCACCGCTGCGCGCCATCGACGGTTTCAGCAAGATGCTGCTCGAAGACTACCACGACACTCTCGACCAGCAGGCCAACCACTACCTCACGCGCATCCGCGCCGGCACCGAGCGCATGGGAGAGCTGATCGAAGACATGCTCACCTTGTCGCGTGCCGGCTCCGCGCCGATGCATGCGCAAGCGGTCGATCTCAGCGCATTGGCGGAACGTCTGGCAAGCCAGCTATGTCAGTCGCAGCCGGAGCGCCGGGTCGAGTTCGTCATCCAGCCGGGCATGGTGGCGCAGGGCGACCCGCGCCTGCTCGAGATCGTGCTCGACAACCTGCTCAACAACGCCTGGAAGTACAGCAGCAAGCACGACACTGCCTGCATCGAGTTCGCCGCCGTGGCGATTGCGGACTCGCAACTGCCGATTGCGGAACGGAGCCTCCCGCCTCCAGCCTCCAGTCCCCACCGCGAAGCGGTCTTCTTCGTACGCGACGACGGCGCCGGCTTCAACCCGGCCTACTCCGAGCGGCTGTTCACCCCCTTCCAGCGCCTGCACACCGAGACCGAGTTCGACGGAACCGGCGTCGGCCTGGCCACGGTGCAGCGCATCATTCGCCGCCACGGCGGCCGCATCTGGGCCGAAGGCAACATCGAGCAGGGCGCGACGTTCTACTTTACCCTGTGA
- a CDS encoding ABC transporter ATP-binding protein, with product MAFLEAQDCSLSFGGLKAVSRFNFALDPGELVGLIGPNGAGKTTVFNLITGVYAPDAGDIRLGNARIAGLAPFQINRRGIARTFQGIRLFANLTAFENVMVGYNRHPHHQLLGTMLGTRGAQAERSRIEAECRKLLQMVGLESQLDAPARSLPYGSQRRLEIARALATRPKLLLLDEPAAGTNPQEKVELMEKIRWLRDDLGLGILIIEHDMPLIMQICERITVLDHGETIAVGPPEVIRRDPKVIEAYLGEQAGG from the coding sequence ATGGCGTTTCTGGAAGCTCAAGACTGCTCGCTGAGCTTCGGCGGCTTGAAGGCGGTCAGCCGGTTCAACTTCGCGCTCGACCCGGGCGAGCTGGTCGGGCTGATCGGACCCAACGGCGCCGGCAAGACGACGGTGTTCAATCTCATCACCGGCGTCTACGCGCCCGACGCGGGCGACATCCGGCTGGGAAACGCTCGCATCGCCGGGCTGGCGCCGTTTCAGATCAACCGGCGCGGGATCGCGCGGACGTTCCAGGGGATTCGGCTGTTCGCCAACCTGACGGCGTTCGAGAATGTGATGGTGGGCTACAATCGCCATCCCCATCACCAGCTGTTGGGGACGATGCTGGGCACGCGCGGGGCGCAAGCGGAACGGAGCCGGATCGAGGCCGAGTGTCGCAAGCTGCTGCAAATGGTCGGCCTGGAGTCGCAGCTCGACGCGCCCGCGCGCTCGCTGCCGTACGGCTCGCAGCGCCGCCTGGAGATCGCCCGGGCGTTGGCGACGCGGCCGAAACTGCTCCTGCTCGATGAGCCCGCTGCCGGCACCAACCCGCAGGAAAAGGTCGAGCTGATGGAGAAGATTCGCTGGCTGCGCGATGACCTCGGCCTCGGCATCCTCATCATCGAGCACGACATGCCCCTGATTATGCAGATCTGCGAGCGCATTACGGTGCTCGATCACGGCGAGACCATCGCCGTCGGCCCGCCCGAGGTCATCCGCCGTGATCCCAAGGTGATCGAGGCCTACCTCGGCGAGCAAGCGGGCGGCTGA
- a CDS encoding TIGR00730 family Rossman fold protein, translating into MTIRRLCVFCGSSPGARPAYAGAAVELSACLVRRGIELVYGGGNVGLMGILADAMLARGGHVIGVIPESLRALEVAHVGLPDLRVVESMHGRKALMADLADGFIALPGGLGTLEELFEVATWRQLGLHDKPLGLLNVGGYFDPLIALLDHAVSERFLRPEHRQLLLVAPEPAGLIEAFLAFKPPAPEKKWIDRNQM; encoded by the coding sequence ATGACGATTCGCCGCCTGTGCGTCTTCTGCGGCTCGTCGCCGGGAGCCCGGCCGGCTTACGCCGGCGCTGCGGTGGAGTTGAGCGCTTGCCTGGTGCGGCGGGGTATCGAGTTGGTGTACGGCGGCGGTAACGTCGGGCTGATGGGAATCTTGGCCGACGCTATGCTCGCGCGCGGGGGGCACGTGATCGGGGTCATTCCAGAAAGCCTGCGGGCCCTCGAAGTGGCGCACGTGGGGTTGCCCGACCTGCGGGTGGTGGAGAGCATGCACGGCCGCAAAGCCCTGATGGCCGACCTGGCGGATGGCTTCATTGCCCTGCCGGGCGGCTTGGGGACGTTGGAGGAGCTGTTCGAGGTCGCCACCTGGCGCCAGCTTGGTTTGCACGATAAGCCCCTTGGCTTGCTCAACGTCGGCGGCTACTTCGACCCTCTCATAGCGCTCTTGGACCACGCAGTGAGCGAGCGCTTCTTGCGCCCGGAACATCGCCAACTGCTCTTGGTGGCGCCGGAGCCGGCGGGCTTGATCGAGGCGTTCCTGGCCTTTAAGCCGCCCGCACCGGAGAAGAAGTGGATCGACCGCAATCAGATGTGA
- a CDS encoding ABC transporter ATP-binding protein, whose amino-acid sequence MLLSIKNLNVFYGAIHALQGVSLSVAPGEIVTLIGSNGAGKSTLLRAISGLVAPAAGEIVFDKTVRLDRLPPHTIVREGISQVPEGRQVFANLTVWENLQLGAYQRKDREEVRETMARVFELFPVLQERVQQSAATLSGGEQQMLAIGRALMARPQLLLLDEPSLGLAPLVVQKIFAIIREINSQGTTILLVEQNAHMALHVAGRGYVLQTGRIVLEDTGANLLKSPEVRAAYLGE is encoded by the coding sequence ATGCTGCTCTCGATCAAGAACCTCAACGTCTTCTACGGCGCCATCCACGCCTTGCAGGGGGTGTCGCTGTCGGTAGCGCCGGGAGAGATCGTTACGCTTATCGGCTCCAATGGTGCCGGCAAGAGCACGCTGCTGCGTGCAATCAGCGGCTTGGTGGCGCCGGCGGCCGGGGAAATCGTCTTCGACAAGACGGTGCGGCTCGACCGGCTGCCGCCGCACACAATCGTGCGCGAAGGCATTAGCCAGGTGCCCGAAGGGCGGCAGGTGTTCGCCAATCTGACGGTGTGGGAAAACCTGCAGCTGGGGGCCTATCAACGTAAAGACCGGGAAGAAGTGCGCGAGACCATGGCGCGGGTGTTTGAGCTCTTTCCCGTGCTGCAGGAACGGGTGCAGCAATCGGCGGCAACGTTGAGCGGCGGCGAGCAGCAGATGCTAGCGATTGGCCGGGCCTTGATGGCGCGGCCGCAGCTGCTGTTGCTCGATGAACCGTCGCTGGGCTTGGCGCCGCTGGTGGTGCAGAAGATCTTTGCCATCATCCGTGAGATCAACAGCCAGGGCACCACCATTCTGCTGGTGGAGCAAAATGCCCACATGGCGCTGCACGTTGCCGGCCGCGGCTACGTCTTGCAGACCGGACGCATCGTGCTCGAAGACACCGGCGCCAACTTGCTCAAGAGCCCGGAAGTACGCGCCGCGTATCTCGGTGAGTGA
- a CDS encoding branched-chain amino acid ABC transporter permease has translation MGGLVSLLRRNAVLALLVLLQWPLGLLLNRALNPYYLQIVVYIGINGMLAVSLNLINGITGQFSLGHAGFMALGAYVGAAFTIYAWPYGVGVMGLAAALLAGGCAAAAAGLLVGMPTLRLRGDYLAIVTLGFGEIIRVVILNTEAVGGARGLSIPAAATFTSTYVCAVLCVGLLWRLVHSPKGTAFRAVREDEIAAAAMGVDTTRYKIIAFTLGAFWAGVAGGLFAHFIGYIHTNSFTFLKSIEIVVMVVLGGSGSISGALLAAAALTVLPELLRFGAEYRMIIYSLLLIVMMLTRPAGLLGSQEITQWRFWKLKTAR, from the coding sequence ATGGGCGGCTTGGTGTCGTTGCTGCGGCGCAACGCCGTCCTGGCGCTGCTGGTGCTGTTGCAGTGGCCGCTCGGGTTGTTGCTCAACCGAGCGCTCAATCCGTACTATCTGCAGATCGTCGTCTACATCGGCATCAACGGCATGCTGGCGGTGAGCTTGAACCTGATCAACGGTATCACCGGGCAGTTTTCGCTCGGTCACGCCGGCTTCATGGCGCTGGGTGCCTACGTCGGTGCCGCCTTCACGATTTACGCTTGGCCGTACGGCGTGGGTGTAATGGGGCTGGCGGCGGCGCTGCTCGCCGGCGGCTGTGCCGCAGCGGCGGCCGGACTGCTGGTCGGGATGCCGACGCTGCGGCTGCGCGGCGATTACTTGGCGATCGTGACACTGGGATTCGGTGAAATCATCCGGGTGGTGATCCTGAACACCGAGGCCGTGGGCGGGGCACGCGGTTTGAGCATTCCGGCGGCGGCGACGTTTACCTCCACCTACGTCTGCGCCGTGCTCTGTGTCGGCTTGTTGTGGCGGCTGGTGCACTCGCCCAAAGGGACGGCGTTTCGGGCTGTTCGTGAGGACGAGATTGCCGCCGCCGCCATGGGCGTGGATACCACCCGCTACAAGATCATCGCCTTCACGCTGGGCGCGTTCTGGGCGGGCGTGGCCGGCGGCCTGTTTGCGCATTTCATCGGCTACATCCACACCAACTCGTTCACTTTCCTGAAGAGCATCGAGATCGTGGTGATGGTCGTGCTCGGCGGCTCGGGCAGCATCAGCGGTGCATTGCTGGCGGCCGCTGCGCTCACCGTGTTGCCCGAGTTGCTGCGCTTCGGTGCCGAATACCGCATGATCATCTACTCACTGCTGCTGATCGTTATGATGCTGACCCGGCCGGCTGGATTGCTGGGCAGCCAAGAGATCACCCAATGGCGTTTCTGGAAGCTCAAGACTGCTCGCTGA